Proteins found in one Quercus robur chromosome 2, dhQueRobu3.1, whole genome shotgun sequence genomic segment:
- the LOC126715966 gene encoding protein DMP3-like has protein sequence MSTPTIRSRPTVPSKEPSIKASDSATPNVDQDALNPSLQRQPSKQQRATQSLTSTVANLANLLPTGTLLAFQLLMPVFTQNGSCDSATRAMTLVLLALLALSCFLASFTDSVKASDGQVYYGLATSKGLWLFDCPDLTFKASAAADVNKKREFRDWLHAVVSVLVFGAVALRDKNVVQCFYPTPGKQTQEVLNIVPIGIGIICSLLFTVIPTTRHGIGYPVTPGK, from the coding sequence ATGTCTACACCTACAATTAGATCAAGACCTACCGTGCCCTCCAAGGAACCATCAATAAAGGCCTCCGACTCCGCAACCCCCAATGTTGACCAAGACGCCCTAAACCCCTCACTACAACGCCAACCATCTAAACAACAACGAGCAACACAAAGCCTAACAAGCACGGTAGCCAACCTAGCCAACCTCCTCCCCACAGGGACTCTTCTAGCATTTCAACTTCTCATGCCAGTCTTCACACAAAATGGATCATGTGACTCCGCCACACGCGCCATGACGCTCGTCCTGCTTGCCCTCCTCGCCCTCTCATGCTTCCTCGCTTCCTTCACTGACAGTGTCAAGGCCTCGGATGGACAAGTCTACTATGGCCTTGCCACCTCCAAAGGGTTGTGGCTGTTTGATTGTCCAGACCTTACTTTTAAAGCCTCGGCAGCAGCTGATGTAAATAAGAAAAGAGAGTTTCGTGATTGGCTTCATGCAGTTGTATCTGTATTGGTGTTTGGTGCTGTGGCTTTGAGAGATAAGAATGTTGTGCAATGCTTTTACCCAACGCCTGGGAAGCAGACTCAAGAGGTTCTAAACATTGTTCCAATTGGTATTGGGATCATTTGCAGCTTGTTGTTTACAGTAATTCCCACCACAAGGCATGGCATTGGTTACCCTGTTACACCTGGCAaataa